The Mytilus galloprovincialis chromosome 11, xbMytGall1.hap1.1, whole genome shotgun sequence genome contains the following window.
GGTTGTATTACACATCAAATTTACTTGCATTGAGTTCTTTGTATAATAACAACTTGTAGACAATATTTATTAATTCAAAATATAGGATATAGATTAAAAAGTTATTACATGTATAGAATGTGCTAATACATGTATCGATATCATTTGATATCTGCCTCTGGTGGAGATTTGTCTcttttggcaatcatactacatcttcttattctatTTTATTCGAGCTTTTCTACTTGTTGTTAAAAAGATATAACTGCATaacagaaatatatgataaacagaacaATTAAGTGTAGGATGTTATTATTAGAAACATGTTGTAAATATGCATGTCTTTATTATGTCAAGAATATAAAATTAGTAAGTAGACCTACAAGTTTTGTTCAGTTAATAGTGTTGAAAAGTTCAATATTTAAAGGTGAAGCAACATGCATATTTAACCCTAAAGCATTCtttgaaatatctttaaaaacTAGTATGGTTTTAGATGCAagttgaaataaatgaaaactttCTGAGTCCTCAAGAATGTCTAAAAATTACCTAAATGTGAGAGAAAAAGTATGTCCGATAATCAGAAATAATTGAGTTGCAGATTTCGTTTTACATGCAGtaatttgttcaaaattataTTGTTTCAAGCTTTGAAAATTTTAGGATGGATGTTGTTGcttcattttaatatattttgagtTTTGATCTTGGGATAgagttcagtctttagttttttgcttttattgttcttttatatTATGCTTTTTAAGTTAAATGCAGATATGACAGAATTTTTTGTCTGATTAAAAATTTAGGAGATGTGGCCAGGGGGGATGGACTTGTGATTAAATAAGAAAAACGTTGCTTACAATTTTTTGAGactatttcaaaattctattatcttcctccaccaataaaacttgactgccatgaaatagcacaatagtgttgaaagtggctttaaaaaccaatcaaacaatcaatattAGCTATAGTTTATACATATAAATCTTGGATGGTCTATGTTTAtaagtaaattttcttttttccttttttgctGTCTTATAGACATTTGTTTTGGTGAAAATGTTGAACTAATATTGgatcttttttgtttttgcagAAGAAGCTGTGGCTGCACTAGGAAATAAAATAGTTGAAGATATGAAATTAACAGATCCACAGGAAGGTTTGTGTTATTAGTaaaagagaaatatatagtataaattaATCTATTGGTTATTTTACATGGAGAAAATCAAATTGGTTAGATGTACAATCAAGTCAAAATAACCTGAGGTATGAAACAGTGTCACTACACAAATTGATTAAGAGcttaattacttacttacttacttacttacttacttaattttggctacacatttttttaaatcataaaaccGTGAAACCCATGTTTCGATAATTCTCCAAATGTTAAATGATTTCCTACCATactaataaatatatttgattatgAAAAGAAAACTATTGTAGGAACAATTATGTTAATGTTACATTAATTGTGGAGTTGACAAAATATTAGTGTTGTCGAATCGTTCACTTTTGCCCAACCGGTTACTCCGATAATAGTTCGACCGATTAACTGGTAGTTTAAGTTGATGTTGATctatagtaccctacacatagatataagaagatgtggtatgagtgtcaatgtgaaaaccttccatccaagtcaaaCATTCACGttttttataatacgatgaattTAAGTTTGTCCTTTAGTATAATAAGGCTTTTCTGTGAAGATTCCTGGAGAAGTTTGATGTTTAATAATGAAATACACCAAAACAACTACGGCCTTTGTACTATctttagattgaaaaaaaatttaaaaacttcttGATCCGCAGAATTTAATGtgtctgaaaccgatgattctttcattttctctTATTGTTTCCGAAAATGATGaggagtgtttcaatttgaaataattAAGCCAAAGCTTGTTACTCGTACTTtcaagtatacattgattacattcacCATATCAACTTTGGCGCTTGTACCTACTTAAGATTGAACAATACAAAATAAACTTCTAGGTCTCGTAGAATttaatatgtctgaaaccgatgattctttcattttctcttgATGTCTCCGTAAATAATGTGGAGTgtatcaatttgaaatgattaagccAAAGCTTGTTAATCGTACaatcaagtatacattgattacattcacattggtttgcattgcacaatttttgagttagcatttcgtttaaagtatgacaaagcctTGCACGACAGcgattgcacattcagatgtaggtctacacaaaataagaacaaaagggaaataatgaagtaaatagtcaaatttaatcgtattactgatttaaagttacttttaaaaaaacatgtatactaattatatTTCCTTAAGATCTTGCCTGGAGcggagagacaagttctaattaattttatatttctgaataaACAATAGCAaccaatatactggacaattgatcagTCAATTTAATTAACACAACGACAAaagaaaacataactatttaatgattcaatacaaatttatatcaaatctaaaATCTGAGGTTTGGAGTCACCCAACTGTGCAGTTATCTTATAAGAGAATAATCCTGTGTCTGTTGTGTGCATTGGGAGCCATTTATGACATTAGGTGGTGATTGttgatatatgtatttaaaatagGTCAAATTCCTTTTTACCTTTGCAGATATGATACAAGAGCAGACTGaagtaattgaaatattttttcgtAATTGTTTTTCAGTATTGAGTATGTTGACCAATGATACAGGATTTGAGATAAGTTCAGCAGACGCCACAGTAAAATGTCTTATCACAACTATACCACCTAATCTAAAGAAATTAGAACAAGATTTACACTGTAAGTGTTTGGAGCTTTTCCCGCATCAAGTTACATGCCAGTCATGGCAGTCACTTATTTTGAGAAAAACCTCAAAAATATCATATGTTCATACCATAAACAGTCCGTTATGTCCAatagacattcagattttttttagagTGAAAAGTCTAATGGAATTTTAATAGTCCTTATAATGTTTGAATagtctccccttaattttcttaaaaatttacttgtattaGTAAATTTAATTACAATCCCTATAATTCTCAAGCTTTACTATTTTGttagagttcaatgtttcatctcattagtTCAGCAGATAAGCTAATTGCGCAAAGACTTCAAAATTTGAAGACGTTCAACAATTTCTTAGACCCTTGCAAACTTAGTTTCTTTGTCAAATTAATGTGATGAAATGTTAAATTCTAATATAAAAATTATGAGCTAACTAGAGAAAATTTTAATGCCTCCACTGAGCCgcgggggcattaagttttatccttgtccgtctgtccgtccattcGTACGTCCTAAAGTTAGTATCCGTTCTCTAACATTAGTtagcttcaaccaaatgttaagaAACTTATACTAAATGGTTATTatcacaaaacacaaaacaatgttgaattttggtggtgtcactgtaaccgttccagagttatgcccctttacaaatggaaaatttgctgaattttttgtttgttttctaactttagtttgcctcaaccaaatattatgaaacttatacacaatgcttattaccacaaaatacagatcaagattGAATTTTTAACTTTATCCATACAAAAGTGACGCCcctttacaaatgtaaaaattgctgaatattttgtttccgttctctaaatttagtttgcctcaatcaaatgttttgaaacttaagAAAAATGCCTATAACCACAAATCACAGATAAAGTATGAATTCTGGTGGTGTCACTTAACCATTCTCAAGTTATGCCCTTTACTAAAGgaaaaaatgcagattttttcattttggttctggtaactttagtttgcctcaaccaaatgttatgaaacttatacacaattacTAATTTACATAGAACTCTGATCATGTATACATTTGGGTAGCATCACATTTAATATATAacatgtttttacatttttaaacttGAATTTTaaggattgtaaaaaaaaatactaatacaaggattttttttcagaaaattaaggggagattattcaaacctgataagaaaatatgaatataacaaatttacttacattttttacttcttcaaatGACTTCCAAATAACCTCtaaaatactttttcttcaaTATCCAGATTAATGCATCTGAGAACAGAATTTAATCATTTATACCCCTATCAACAAAGTTACAGATATACTAGGTAACCTATTTTTTCTTAACCCTCACAACAGAGGACGAGCTACATCATCATACAAAAGTTGAAATAAGGACATGTCTCATGTGGGAATATGTAAAAATATGCCATCATAATTTTTTAGGATGTTGTGTTTTTGAGCTTGCTCATTAGATGTTCTTTATCTTTTTGTTAATTGTTTCAGTGGATGGTAAATTAATGCAGGCACACTTAGCAGGTATCCGACATGCCAGATGGGTGGAGGAAAATGCTTGTCATTCTAGGTAAAATTGAAATAAGTACACTTATGAATGTTATATAAGTACAACATTTGAAATCAAATGATGTGAtgacaaagaaaaaaagaacttttcataaatataagttaaatttaacAACCCTATATATTTTCTCTATGCATGCATGATGAAGTCAATACTTTGcctattattgtttatttttacatgttgtgacttggatggagaattgtcacattggcactcatgcTTTATCTTCTTATCACTATGATGTGTTTTGACttgataaaatgatttttttttagcagacaatcttaaaacatgtaaaaagattataaaaaggaATTTCCTATGTTATCCAAGTTTATCATCTCTTCCCCTAATTAGTGATCAACACAAAAAACAGTGTTtagtttattttataaataataaaacagaGACATTTTGGTGTCATCATTGGACAAAACAAAttcacaaaaatgctgaaatctgaggaaaattcaaacacggaaaatccctaatcaaatgacaaaatcaaaagcttgtCATGCATGATACAACTGTCtgaatcaactgtcatattcctgacttggtacaagcattttgtAAAGTAAATaccatattttaaaagttttctttttttttttcagtataaaaGTATTAATACGGTTATTGCGAGATTTGAAGAACAGATTCAAAGGATTTGAACCTCTAACGCCATGGATTATAGATCTCCTGGTAATCTTTTGTGTATAGAACAGATTTGTAGTctgatgtattatttttttcagaaatactAGAAACTCATTTATGGCTATTCCATTAAaacatagaaataagaagatgtggtatgagtgccaatgtgacaattctccatcaaagtcacattgtgttaaaagtaaaccattaaagatcaaagtatggccttcaacaaaagCCTTatctcacacctaacagcaatcTATATACACACCTCCAGGTGCTGGATTTTTTCGCTGTGTTTctgctctttgacacattccccatttccattcttattttatacattataccCATGGAAGACTGAAAAAGAGCTACCTCCTGTAGAAACTGAATTGGAGACCTGACTGAGTTTTAAACTCTTACAGCATGATAATTCTCACTTATCTATATTCCCATGCATGTTTTTGGAGaattttgatgtaaatatttGTACAAAAAGAAAAAGTTATCTGTGTTTTCATCTTGCAGTAACTCTTGCTTTAATTAggtatttattgttgttttctgtttttcagGCTCACTACTCAATAATGAACAATCCAGCAAGACAACCAATCTCAATCAACATAGCTTTTAAGTAAGTTTTATTGTTATCATACATAATACTGCTCATTTAAAGAAATCACAGAATGCCCTTCTCATGccagaaagaaaacaaatattgtgaATATGGTGTTGAATGTTGATAACCAACTTTGAGAGAAAGGGCATTATGTGTCTGATTTCCAAAGGTATCGGATGTCAATTGTTACTTACTTTCACTACTTGGAGATCTCATGGTCTTGTTGGTGCTTGAAGTTCAGGTTCTATCACTGACTTGGTCAAGCCAACATCTTAAAAACTGTGTTTTTTGCAGCTCATCTCTCTATGCATACAGCATTTAGGAGTTGAAAAGAATGATTCAACAATTACACAAAACAATCTATTTCAGCTTGTTGGTAAAGTACAAAACCAGTTTCGTTTTAGTAGGACAAATGTTCTTGGACATTAAACCATCATTGTCGGCCTTGGGAATGATTCAGACTCCTGGTATTGCCAGTGTTTAGAATGGGTAAACAAATTTGTATTACTTTGATTATATAATTACAGGAGATGTTTACAGTTAATGTCAGCAGGATTCTTCCTACCTGGTTCTGTGGGAATTACAGATCCCTGTGAACAAGGAGCGGTCCGAGTTCACACAGTGATGACTCTAGAACAACAAGATCAAGTATGCTTTACATCACAGACATTGTTACGTGTCCTCACTCATGGTGGATATAAACAGGTTCTAGGATTAGAGGGAAATGCTAGTAAGTTGTTGTAGATACTGAAAAAAACATTACTCAGTTATATTTCTATAATCATTAGGATGAGAAGTAAAAAGTAGTGTTGTCAACCGGTTAACCAGTTAATCGGTCGAATGACCGAATActgaataccaaaaacgctaacccgTTAATcggacttttttcaatttcgatagatttgatataaatttgtgttgaaaatcaaatcattaaatagttgttttatttaaatattgttgtcGTGGTAATtagtttgacagatcaattgtccagtatattgattgctattgttaatcctaaaaacataaaattaattagagttCGGGGCAGGAtctttaagaaaaataattagtaaacatgtttttttaacagtaactttaaatcagtaatgagatttaattttactaattacttcattatttcgttttCGATCTAATATTGTGGAAACCTACATTTAAATGTGCAACCTCTGTAGTGCAAGGGTAAGTCTTACTTTAAgttcaaaaattgtgaaatgcaaaccaatgtgaacGTACTCAATGTAAACATGAAAGTACGAGTAACATGCTTAAAGAAAAAGCAAACACAGTTAAGAAACAGGTCGTACAGcatgtacaatgacctatagttgttaatttctgtgtcattttggtctcttgtgaagaattgtctcattggcaatcataccacatcttcttttttataattaatcatttcaaattgaaacacaacccattattttcggagacaacaagagaaaaggaaagaataatcggtttcagacatatgacatattcaattctacgagattaagattttgtttttggatttttaaatctgaagttggtacaaacGCTAAAGTTGATACgttgtatttgattattaaaagtcaaacttcgtcaggaatcctcacagacaagcctttTAATGCTAAGGAAAAActtcaattctaaaagcgtatTTTTGACttgttgtcaaattgacactcataccacatcttatatctatgtgtagggttctattgataaggctttcaaacaccaactaaaattaccggttaaccggttaatcggtcgaacaaTTAttcgagtaaccggttaggcaaaagtgtacgatttagTAAAAAGTAACActagtaaaaagtaaatattttggaattttttcctGTAAGATTAAAACATTCCTTTTGATACCTAGCAACTTTTGATGGTACAATTTTACAATTCTAGTTCATTCTTTGCCATGAGTGCAGGTTTCCCTCTCAGTCAATTTTCTTTTTTGCCACCTCTTTCATCAAATCCATATATTTTTTAGGCGCTTTCAATTATTTTTCGCCAACTAACtaacataaacatatttttcttacaaatttcctttctaacaaaaaaaaatcagatagcCAATTGCTGTATATgataattcattttttaaaaattttggtctacattgtaataaataatcactaaacatttaattttcaaaagataCTATAAAATTGGAATAGAAATCATGACATCATAATTCTTTTgcaaataatgaattttaatcacCACAATTTAAATTTTTTCGCAAAATGCGTAAATGGAAAAGCCAGCTGAAACCCTGTATGAGTATTTTTAAGTTAGACTTAGTTGTGTACATTTTCCCCCAAAAATAATTCACTTAATAAAAGTGTAGTGAAGTTCTGTTGGGACATTTatcaatttgtcttttattaaTAGAGATGTTTAGATTTTTAGTTTTACCTGTTTGATGGCATAGCTAGACTTTAGTGTTTGAGGATTGTCATCACATGGTATGATAAATACTACATGTAAGGGTAAAATGTATTAaccaaataaatttacaaaaatacaacACAATCCACCAACATTCTACTAAACCTCAGTGATTTTGCTATTGCTCCTCACTTATCGTAATTTACGAAACAGTTTTTGCATtgacaggggcggatccagccatttaaaaaaagggggggttccaactatatgtccccattcaaatgcattgatcgtccaaaaaaaggggggttccaacccccggaaccccccctctggatccgcgcctgattgactaaagtatttcaaatcaattttgtcacttaaattttgaaagtgtaataatatttttgcattaaaatgtttttaacaagTTTATGACCCCCAGGTAATTAACATTTGtaacaggtgttacaagttgtgatgACAACTAATCTGCTTATCGCCATTCTATAGGTCATTAATCCGTTAATTATAAATCAACCTCATAAttgaccatcataattattttcCCCAGGAAAATCAGTCGTCTGCATTTCAACATCCAGGGGTATAGTTTCGTCATTTGATCAAAATTGTTTCCCCCCGGAAGCATTTGAATTGCAGTATTTCTCAAACGATCACAATTTGAAGTTCATttgtcgtagattcgtcattcaaacgcattttcgtcatatttaatataaattttcataaaaaaatattgacaatttccAATTAAAATATAGAACTTTATTCAAAAcgttcagaaatgttttttttccagaggcaaacaggtgcttcctgtacTGTGTGCTACACATGCATGAAAGTATTCCTATGACTATTTATAGACACCAAAAACgtaaaatacaaaatcatttaGTATCAATTAAACAAGAGAGACAATATATATCTTACTAAAGGactttaaatctaaaaatgatAATCTCCTAATGAATGAATCTGCACTCGTTTTGAATTTGTTATCCATGTGTCACTTCCCATTTTCACttcattttaaaaccgaaagtagaaAACATGTTCTATTGACTATtcttgatttgtttacaacctccttACAGTCATTATAATCGTTCAAAAAAGGATTTTATACAGTTCCAACTTAATAGAAATGATATCCCAATATCGATTTAGACgttttataaggataatgattatgcagtgaGATAATTGTTGCAAGTTAATTTCTGCTGTaattccttgtttaaaaaaaatggaatccaacttttgttgatcagACATGTCTCCTGGAACAAATTGACgagaaattgtgaactaaatttTCGGATCCCATGTCAAAATCTTTCATATTAAGGGCCAATACAGTCTaatcatacaataactgccaatcatGCCTAAGTTCTTAAAAATCTGACAAAGTTAGGTTGAATTTAATAGCGTGCAAAAGTGACTGAAGCCCTCAAATTCCTAGATTAAACTCTGCTTAACCTGAGAAATAAATATACTGACAACattaaataatgcataaataGGCATAGAACAAGGAAGATAGAGCTATATGTAGACCATATTAggtaaaatttgatattattatttttacaggCATAGCTACAGATATGAGTGTATGGGAAGGAGTAGTTGTTACACCCTCAGATAAAGCTTATGAGAAACCAGAGAAGAAAGAAGGAGAAGAAGAGGAGGATGAGGAGGATGAAGAAGGAATGGAAACACAAGAATAAACTATGAGAATTGTGTcacaaaacaataatgaaatagAACTTATGTAAATGGATTGACGAACATAAAACTAAGATGAAAGCAAGGATTCTAGAAGTTGAATTTAAGATTTCTAGTCCTACAATAATAGTGGGCAATCTCATTACACTTACTGTTTTATTATGACATGTTTTAATTTACTATTTTTGTATGGATATTGTTCAAGTCATTTGTTCATCTATCATGTGTTTAATTTGTTAAGTCAGTAAAATAAATGTaatctttttgtattttctttttgtttttttaatttatttaatatgaGATTTCAAAATATTAGCTGTTAAGACATAGCAAACACTCAACACTACTGATTACATGGTTTGCATGTTGTGGAAATGTCTGTAGAGTTCAGGATGTTGAGAATATCTACATGTATAAGATACAATACAAAAGTAACAGAAAAAGGGCAAAAGAACTAAAAATACAGCAGTTTGTTTCTGGCCTTTTTTTAATTGGTACCTGTAATATGGATCTGACTTGTACGACTTTTTACCCAAAAAAGTAGTAAATTATGCATTTAAAAGAAGTAGCAAAATAAACAGCTTAAAATTATAAACTTAAATGACCACATAGATATAGGAAATACATAGTTAATGTAAGTTAtagtttaaacaaatatgttttccaCTCCCTTCAGCTGAGAGTTTTTTACTTCAGAAATTCAAGAATctaataaatttatgaaaaataaccttgtcaagtaaaagatgaatgttgtacacatttggaactttttaaaatgcaacttaaGTAGTTAGTAATATATGAAAAAGATTTCAGAGGTAAGCAAgctaacattttatttttatttctggaagaaaaaaaagaggtgTGGGTGTGTgtgttaaaatatgttaaaaataaacaggCTTGATCTGTTTTATATgacttcaaaattaatttttagatTTTATAATGGTACGATGTCctcgtcgtcgtccaaagacacatttggtttccgaaCAATTACTTcaatttaagtgaatggatctctatgaaatttcaGAAGAAGGTTCAttataccacaaaaggaaggttgggattgattttgaggatGATGGTCCCGAATGTTTAGgtattaggggcccaaaaggtttccaaaacaagtatttttctaatttcaggataataacttgtgtttaagtatttcaattgctctgaaactGTACCagaatgtttaataccacaagaaGAAGGTTTGGATTCACTTTGGGGTTTATGGGgccaacaatttaggaataaaAGGCCAAAAAGGAGCCACAAACAACCATTTTTGTTGTTTCTGAACATTATCTTGTGTGTAATTGTACTGGTTACAGTTTTGAATGTAGCTCTTTTATTCAAGCTTTCTAAGTACAAACACCAACATATAATCTTCAATCTTCTAACattacttactttaaaaaaaaacacattgacAACTAAACACTGAACAGCCAatttaaaatttcagaaaagttcattttaatatatatatacaacaagaATATGGATGCTCCACTCGTACTCTAATTTTCTAtgtcagtggaccgtgaaattagggtaaaACTCTAacttggcattacaattagacagatcatatcatcaggaacatgtgtgctaagttttaagttgattagacttcaacttcatcaaaaactacctaaccaaaaactttaacctgaagtagTATATAGGGAAAAACGAACTGATGAACGAACAGACGCacaaaacagaaaacataatgcccctctgctaTCATAGGTAAATCATAAAAATTGACAttccattttatatcaatcaatatctaaatCAACAACCATATGCACACGTATTAAAATATATTAGGATAGAGCAAAGCatataagatatcatataaattttatgagatatcttatataacattaaagatattttcatttatcatatgtttagtagtaaatacagtagttttgcatatgtgataaaaagcctgctgtttaatccatatcgcgcaactttgatgcgcaccctttatcgcataccctttatcacacccctaccctttatcgcataccctttatcacacccctactttttttttttttttttttttttttttttacataatgtcagttttggtttttt
Protein-coding sequences here:
- the LOC143052807 gene encoding interleukin enhancer-binding factor 2 homolog; this encodes MRHMRGRGGPMRGGMMRPMGPRPPFRAFIPHIPFDLVQCETVFTRAKPAPDDKSFTDALLKRHNDLTPSATEQSAILSLVTKIQGALDALVLTPATFEPAQIEEVRQIGSFKKGTMMAGHNVADIVVMLKTLPTKEAVAALGNKIVEDMKLTDPQEVLSMLTNDTGFEISSADATVKCLITTIPPNLKKLEQDLHLDGKLMQAHLAGIRHARWVEENACHSSIKVLIRLLRDLKNRFKGFEPLTPWIIDLLAHYSIMNNPARQPISINIAFKRCLQLMSAGFFLPGSVGITDPCEQGAVRVHTVMTLEQQDQVCFTSQTLLRVLTHGGYKQVLGLEGNASIATDMSVWEGVVVTPSDKAYEKPEKKEGEEEEDEEDEEGMETQE